A stretch of DNA from Camelina sativa cultivar DH55 unplaced genomic scaffold, Cs unpScaffold00604, whole genome shotgun sequence:
CTAACCAAGTTTTACTGTTGGAAACAATAATACATGAAGaatttttaagataatattttatgaattgtgATTATAATAATCGTGTAGTCATTGACTTATTCATTCTTGAGtatttgttttgcaattttttttttgttcatttttatattaGAGTCCAAGAGCATGCATGATGCATGCATTGCATATCTTCgtatttttgagtattttattAGATATTACGAGTTATTTGGAGTTAATTGGAAAACACACCGTGGATGGAAGAGTAAACCAATGGTAATCAGACGAGCAAATTTTCTCGTAAAGAGGTCAACTATTCCATGTAGAAAAAAGGAAGAGGCGTGGAAAAATCATGTAAGTTTCATAATCAAATCgacaaacaattttttgaatcgACCATGCGATCGGTCGAACAAATTGACTCTGTTTTATGGGTTTGATCCTACCAGAGTAATTTGACTCTATAAATACAACTTTATGAAACTTAAAGCCTATAtagttttcagaaaaaaatttaGTTCTTGTTGCAACTCTTTAGAGCTAAATTCTTAGGAGGTAGGATCCATTATGTTTATGCAAATCTCTtagatttaattgtttttctttccatttattGTATTTACTTTTAGCTTTTCATTAAAGTAACAAGATGCAAGCTCAATATATGCAATGAATTTGGTAGTAAGATCCATGTATGGTATGATAATTTGTTACTACATGAAAGTTTACtagaagaaataattttattgattgtAACGTTCTATTTGTTCAAGGAACTAATCAACATGTTGAATGAGAGCATACTTGATTATCTGATAGACCAACCTAACGAAAGAGATCATGGAAGGAATAAGTGAAGGTGAATCAGGAGCTCTCAGTCTCTCACTACAGAGACCTAGCTAGTAGTATACTATTTTGTGCAATCGTACATATcagtgaatttttttaattatgttgtgCCTAGAGGTTTTTTTCTGATCTGCCTACATAACCCTTTTTAACCTTTTCTCCACAACCCTTTTTAATCTAACACTAATTAGATTGTAATAACTTAATGTGAAGATTAAGATGACaatgaaaaaaactaattaatataaaGAAATACTGCAAAATTTGAATGGTCatacaatattaataaaatatatcgaacaaatatttcaagaaaactcaaataaaataaaacaaacatacacatagtcatatacacacacacaaaaaaaacatcttatagATATACTATTGTAAACTATAGTATATTTCTATTGCACATCTCTATTCACACGGCAACTAAATCAGTTTGCCATTGGTGAGCCATTATTCAATAACTTAGCCGATTGGTTGGGAGCTAGAGTGAATAATACTTTTGAGCTCTTTGGATCGAATTTAATTATAGAAGTTGAAgaataaagataaaataaatggGGCCGACCTCATTGAAGAATCCAACTAACATACACCCAACTCACAATCTTGGTCTATTAAATAGCCCCCCATAAAGACCAAAAGCATAAAAAGATCTTAGATAACAAAGTCGTGTGTGCTCTGTGAACCAGAAAGATTAGACGAAAAGGGAGAGATCAATGGAGGAAGAATACATAAGAGTAGTAAACATCACAGTGATTGGAGTAATCTCATGGGGTCTCATGTTCATTATCATCCGACGAATCTTCTCAAAGTTTTCCTTCGACTTCAGCACTCGTCTTGTCTCGACAGTTCACGCAACAGTCGCTGTCGTTTTAGCAGCACTCTCGATTCAAGATTGGTCTTGTCCTGTTTGTCCCATTGCTTCAACCTCATCTCTCCGGCAGATGGAAACGTTGGCATTTTCATTGTCATACATGATCTACGACCTCCTATGTAGCCACTTTGATCAAGCCATTAGTATTGATAATGCGGTTCATCATTCTGTCTGCATTCTTGGTTTTGTAGCTGGACTTTTCTACCGAAAGGTAGTATACTTTTGATTATGATACTACTTTATAATGCTAGTGCGTTTCGGAgaaatcaattattattattttttttaaaacttttgggTGAAATTAGTGTGGATCCGAGATGGTGGCAGCAATTTGGATAACTGAGATATCGAGTCCGTTTCTTCACCTCAGGGAGATTCTTAAAGAGATTGGTTATAGAGACACCGATCTAAATCTTGCAGCCGATGTGAGTATATTTACTTACATACATAGTTTTTACTGAATTATAATTAGTAGTAATTCTTAGCATAACACTTAATGAACTATAGATTATAGTTATAGTTTTGTGGCTTAGCATGtggaaaaaggaaatgaaaaaacTATCGTATCTAAGACCTCAAGttatcgtatatatatataatatatatatagttatctAAAACCTCAAGTTACATATATAGTCAAGTCTTCAATTCTTGAAAGTTTTGCAAATTAAATTTGCTATATTATGGCTAGttaattgaataatattgtTCATGTGATGTTGATAcctagaaaattttaaatatgcaGATGTTAACTAAATGAAGTAATACGAATAATGATTGTGGTTTAGGTGTGTTTTGCAACAATCTTCTCGTTGGCCAGAATGGTGGGTGGACCATACCTCGTTTACATAACAATATCAGCTGATAATCCTATTCTCATCAAGGTATATATATGACACATTactgttcttttcttttttccttggAGGGTTNCCATTTCATCAATTACTCGATCGATATAGTAGTTTGAacatttcatctttttttttgtgttcttatataTAGGCAATGGCGTTGGGGTTACAACTTGTGAGCGCATTCTGGTTCTATAAAATCCTCAAAATGATGAGAtacaaattaactaaaagatcaaaatctaacaaaaaatcTACTTAGTTTAAATTCTATAAAATTCTATTATGCAATACTGCAAAAGTGCAAATTTTATGTGTTCTTCTTATAACCTTTGTATGAATGGATGGTGAAACAAGGATTTTTTCTAGGTCTAAttatgcaatgaatgtatgaTGACATGCAAACAGAGACATAAATAGTGATGATCAGAAtgtatgcaaggtgtttcaatacctttatgatgttgtagcataaaggatgtcaatccataaagagtgtgatatgtaagcagtcaagatgacatcaatgcattcaagttaagccaaatatcaagttgatttgtttctaacaacctaatgacaataatgaaatgcaatgaactaaggcaactAATTAAGACAATAgtaatgctgaattaaactgtagaacaagtgcaataaacaatactaagcaGAATTGACtaataattagaagaaaacaagaatagaacaatgcataaacaagaaagtaaactggagctcgacctagcactcggtcgagtgcatggtcgagtgggtggtcgagttgacaagcgaatgaacagaactgaaacagagcatcaaacaaaacagagcagaacGAAAGTAAACAAACAGCAAGCGATTAAACAGGATTCAAACAGGTAAATCAATAGATAAAGagggtcctaaggatggattcatgggctggactcaagctatgattatctaaactagccaacaaacctcaatcaaacatgagctatctctagacaatgatctcctaatacaagttaatccaatctcttggcaataacaatcaagctaagatactCTCaatctagctctcactagcaaagatcatataaaagcaggcattaaactcagatcattatagtcaaaaatcaacaaaacatctaatctcttagcatgcttcatgataatctctagcattagccttatctagcaacttaaacattggtgtgatgctaagaagcttaagatctattcttaccctctcagtataagaatagcatagagcatatctaatctagaagagatatttaaacaatcaagcttgatcagttTAAGCAACCATAACTattacccagcctaatccatccctaagatcctaagccactaataagatctaaaaatcatcatgaagaacacaaacccagaaaatgatgatatagaCATGGATGgatagataatgatgagatgaacaatttaatacaaagaagtgaaagaaaatactcaatagattcaaagttatgaatgttacaaatctatgaaaatctagagaaaagataaaagatgatgcaataatgtaaaaatagctaaaaatggcaaaaactaggttatgaggtgtctacaGGGTCTCTCCTtttcggccacaagtgccagcacatatatatagtaaagaaggagaagccctagttagctagaggacaaaacagataGTTGGCtgcaagtgctcgaccatgctcggtcgagtgcatggtcgagtggttggtccgtcaagtAACTCCAGTCTTCGATCTGGTATGATATCGGTTCAGTAAAACAGGTATAACGCTTGCACAACAGCTCCGATTGCCTTGAAACcaccggcattggaaagataGCTCGATTTCCGACAACTCTCATGAATAAGgctgaagctgaatcgcaaccGAAAATCTACATTTGGATTGATCgttgaggagctcgttatgaacCCGACTatgtactcgaccgtgtgcctgttcgagtggtatggtcgagtgccttctttTCCCATCCTGATACTTCcaatcctcttgtttagctccagaaataacattaagtccttccttacccttttagagctccataacacctaataatactccaaatgcacaaatgtatgcaatgcatgcttctaaacatcctaagtgcatatttggacataaatggctataaaacctaaggaatgacttctatatgatgcaaaacatgaactaaacaaggccataaatatggtaaaatatagtgacatcaacacccccaaacttagtctttgcttgccctcaagcaaacaaacaagacaagagaggaaagtgaggtttgaaaatgGGATATCAAAGCCTAAAGCTTGTtaataaactagctagaatcaatgtccaagttactagtactatgatgcaaggtgaatgagctgtacttaaagattttagacaagcctatcacaacctttactgatttgagccttagatgtccacatgcattcaaatcaaccatttcctttaacattcattaatcaagaacatgaatcaatttatgcaatgcttaaactcatttggcttggtagtaaaaggttttagagacaatgatggtctctttttagagtggggcttatcaatatcaaggttctctcataaaaaatggattgagctttagaagaatgctaaaggtaagaacacttagacacatacaagaacaaaaccttgtctacccaaaggcacccaaagtatttatcctatcaatctaaacccaaattgtcctagttctaccctttttcttcttcacttctctttcacccttttctcttttgattttaaagtcttaggagaggtttcttatttgatctttctagtggaatgggggattcttacttatttgctatggttctcttttcttcttattcttaagacatataagcattttgctagacttctcttttctttctttcttttctttaactagaaccatctttaaacaaccttattcttcccattctttcactagactttaaattttcttaaacacattcccctcctaaagactctaaccttttctttctctttttcctcttttcttttcataatagccaagtcccaaacccaacaagtgaaccacctagtcctatctagtttgaaaaatgcaaactagaactacacaaggctttactcttgtcagttcaaacctaacactttctaccaagctcaatcccaaaaataggcctcacacacacaagaataaacatggcttgaaagaaggtttggtttaggggtaggggaactgattcttaatgaggaaatcagctacttggatcaacaagagtggtaaaaaggaaaaagatgatccaaatatgtatatggtatccatgagtttaaagcaatgcacaagttGATAATTGAAAATCAATagtaggttcttataagtaggaaatgacatcaaatcacaacatgcttcaatttagaccaaatgcaatgcaggaattcaaggcttggttcaatcttatgcttctaactactcaactagcatcaaagtactattaacttgggcattgatcctagtttagtgaatttaaacaagctaacaaggcaaaactcatcatagatccctaatgcaaatattaaacagtcctatatgaaacatgctaaacaagatcctaatatgcaatgcaaactacatgaacactcttttttttctaaagatttttgcaaaaatttcaattttttagggtttttctatgccttagatgcaatgcaagtattaacatgattatgctaaaaatttgaaataagaaaacagaaaacaatgtcaaatgctatctcaaaccctctcccaaacttaaattacacattcccctgtgtaagagaaatttgaaagaggattcaagaatcaagaagcaacacaaaatcaaaatgcaatggtatatacaaagatagAGTTAGAGTATTACTTGGGATGGGCTGAGGGTGGGATTCATTTTTGGAATATCACCAAGTGTCTAAAAGACCTTCATGCTACCTGatcaaccataacacaaaagaaaacaacatcaaaataacaagaaaccTAAACCAATATGTACatggatacctttgggacttcctcccaagtgagcttgtttaaagtctctaagcttgactttgcatacttgTTATGCTTTAGAAGGGTGATATAGAGGTGATGAAGTCCCCTTTGTTCCCAAAGATTGTATTGCTCCTCTTATTCTTGGGTCAACGCTAAAAGAGCTGTGTCTGCTGATAATACTCAGACATTGCCTTGCTTTCTTTGGAGAAGAACTTCTAACTTTACcatgaaatttcttgatttGCCCACTTATCTCCTCATCCTTAGTTGTTAATTCCCTCACAGAATCATGTAGAATGTTGATAGTTTGAAGCTCAGACAAACCATCAGAGAAGGGGGTTCTTGgctcttgttgttggtgaagctTGGGGATGAAGTCTGGGCATTTTGGGTGACTTggtaccactcggtcgagtgacttaaagggctcggtcgagtggtaggtCGAGTGGTAGGTCGAGTGGTAGGTCGAGTGGTAGGTCGAGTGGAAGGCCGAGTGACctaaaatctctgtttctaCCCCATTCACACCCTCAAAGATTCTAGACTCAGTTTCATGACCTTTCTCTTCAAGCCTGATggtctgcccatcaatagttggcttcttctgCTCAAGCTCTTTAACTTGTGGCTTCTCATTCATTTCAACATCTTGTAACAAAGGTTCATGACTCAAGACCATCAATGCTTGCTTATCAATAGAAGCCTTGTACTTTTTCAGCATTTGCTCTTTAAACCGTCCTGGAAATGGCAAAGGTGGCTGAtagggaggaggaatgaactGAACCGGCTTGCTAGATTCTTGAGCAATgactcgatcaagcactcgaccaggcactcgaccgtgtgcatggtcgagtgtatGGTCGAGTGGTGTCTCAAACTCAGTTTTCTTCTCATTCTGCACCTCTGGTTggagaaaatcctccccatcttggcTGTCACTGTCCTCAGGGAGCTTTGAAGATATTTCTTTGAGAGAGatagcttgggcagtggcaaactcctttagatttttaatttctgtCCCATGGAGttgtctagaagaagaagaagattcactcTTGCTCTCTAGGAGAAGCATTCTGCAagttaaagcttcaatcttgatATTAAGGTCACTGTATGTGCAGTCCACCTTGTTATTCATCTCTGTGAGcttcttacttgtttccatGGCTCCATTAGCTTGACTTTGTAGGAGTTGCTGAAGCATATTCTTCATCTCATGATCTTGAGCAGGAGCTTGATGGGGTTGTTGTGAAGGATAAACTGGGACCATAGACTGCtcatcttcacaaacaacatgtaCCTTCTTTTGCTGGGAGTCCTCTCTTTTGTGTAGAAAGAGCTTATctagcttctcaagcttctcattcAAGGCTTGTAGTTCCCTTCTATGCCAATCCTCAGAATCAACACCTCCCCTTAAGCTTCTATCATACTCCTTACTATGATTTCCATTGcactgagcaagattctctactAATTCCAAACCTCCAGCTACATCTCTATTCATAAAgcttccattggaggctgtgtctaggagcatccttatcttgggaagaacacctctatacaaagtacacaacaaatattcactgctgaatccatgatgtgggCATTGTGTTTGATagcctttgaacctctcccatgtCTCACAAAAGGTCTCATTGTTCTTTTGTAGAAATCCTGAAATTTCATTCCTTAAATGTGCAGTCCTTGAGCTAGTGAAGAACTTTGCATGGAAGACCTTCTTACATTCAACCCAAGAGGTGATTTTTCCAGgaggtagagtcttctcccactgatgggctttatctcctagagaaaaaggaaacaatctcagcttcaatgcatcctcactaactccatctATAtttgtgaggctacagagcctatcaaactcatcaaggtgtgCAAGTGGGTCTTCAATAGGCAGGCCATGAAATCTGCTGCTCTTAACCATTGAGATCAGACTAGTCTTGATTGTGAAGTTTGTGTTGTGGATAGGAGGAGGCACTATCCCATATCTTTAAGTATGAGTAGTGGCAGTatcactatcaccaatcttccttctcctgTGAGCTTTAGTCTGATCATGTGGAAGTTCCATTGCCACCTCTTCTTCCGTGTTTTTGAGACTCTGAGCAGGTGCTCGACCAGGTACTCgaacaagcactcgaccgtttgctttgaggtactcggccgagtgcctggtcgagaggtacctgagaatcaaaacagaacaccagaacaagaaagaggtgagtaatagaataaaaattaacatagcttaatcttgaaacaatgaaatctcgactggaacatataaacaccctaatggcaacggcgccaattgaaacaaggattttttttaggtctacttatgcaatgaatgtatgaTGACATGCAAACAGAGACATAAGTAGTGATGATCAGAAtgtatgcaaggtgtttcaatacccttatgatgttgtagcataaaggatgtcaatccataaagagtgtgatatgtaagcagtcaataTGTGATCAATGcgttcaagttaagccaaatatcaagttgatttgtttctgacaacctaatgacaataatgaaatgcaatgaactaaggcaactAATTAAGACAATAgtaatgctgaattaaactgtagaacaagtgcaataaacaatactaagcaGAATTGACTAATAAGtataagaaaacaagaatagaacaatgcataaacaagaaagtaaactggagctcgacctagcactcggtcgagtgcatggtcgagtgggtggtcgagttgacaagcgaatgaacagaactgaaacagagcatcaaacaaaacagagcagaacGAAAGTAAACAAACAGCAAGCGATTAAACAGGATTCAAACAGGTAAATCAATAGATAAAGagggtcctaaggatggattcatgggctggactcaagctatgattatctaaactagccaacaaacctcaatcaaacatgagctatctctagacaatgatctcctaatacaagttaattcaatctcttggcaataacaatcaagctaagatgCTCCCAATCTAACTATCACtagcaaagatcatataaaagcaggcattaaacacagatcattatagtcaaaaatcaacaaaacatctaatctcttagcatgcttcatgataatctctagcattagccttatcNagggtcctaaggatggattcatgggctggactcaagctatgattatctaaactagccaacaaacctcaatcaaacatgagctatctctagacaatgatctcctaatacaagttaatc
This window harbors:
- the LOC104773651 gene encoding transmembrane protein 136-like isoform X1, whose product is MEEEYIRVVNITVIGVISWGLMFIIIRRIFSKFSFDFSTRLVSTVHATVAVVLAALSIQDWSCPVCPIASTSSLRQMETLAFSLSYMIYDLLCSHFDQAISIDNAVHHSVCILGFVAGLFYRKCGSEMVAAIWITEISSPFLHLREILKEIGYRDTDLNLAADVCFATIFSLARMVGGPYLVYITISADNPILIKAMALGLQLVSAFWFYKILKMMRYKLTKRSKSNKKST
- the LOC104773651 gene encoding transmembrane protein 136-like isoform X2; translated protein: MEEEYIRVVNITVIGVISWGLMFIIIRRIFSKFSFDFSTRLVSTVHATVAVVLAALSIQDWSCPVCPIASTSSLRQMETLAFSLSYMIYDLLCSHFDQAISIDNAVHHSVCILGFVAGLFYRKCGSEMVAAIWITEISSPFLHLREILKEIGYRDTDLNLAADMLTK